In Halorientalis sp. LT38, a genomic segment contains:
- a CDS encoding pantoate kinase, translating to MTEVEAFVPGHVTGFFTIHRDDDPTKAGSQGAGLTLTDGVTVTVRPAEETSVRCNDVPVDMDAVETVLDTLQATARVDGQTPLPIGSGFGVSGAMALGTALAVNEAFDRRLSTNELVTIAHGAEVQAGTGLGDVVAQAHGGVPIRLEPGGPQDNLLDAIPARGPVEYHTLGELSTEEVISGGTDLLDQAGKRALSMVVEEPTVPTFMRAARQFAREAELLTPDVRDVILDVNEAGGDASMAMLGQTVFSVDGGLSAAGYDPSTCRIDPAGARLLE from the coding sequence ATGACGGAAGTCGAGGCGTTCGTCCCCGGGCACGTGACGGGCTTCTTCACGATCCACCGGGACGACGACCCCACGAAGGCGGGCTCGCAGGGCGCGGGCCTGACGCTGACCGACGGCGTGACGGTCACCGTCCGACCGGCAGAGGAGACCAGCGTCCGCTGTAACGACGTGCCGGTCGATATGGACGCCGTCGAGACGGTGCTGGACACCCTGCAGGCCACCGCCCGGGTGGACGGCCAGACGCCACTCCCCATCGGCTCGGGCTTCGGCGTCTCCGGCGCGATGGCGCTCGGCACCGCACTGGCGGTCAACGAGGCCTTCGACCGCCGGCTCTCGACGAACGAACTGGTCACGATCGCCCACGGCGCGGAGGTCCAGGCCGGGACCGGGCTGGGCGACGTCGTGGCCCAGGCCCACGGCGGGGTCCCGATCCGGCTGGAGCCCGGCGGGCCGCAGGACAATCTGCTCGACGCGATTCCCGCGCGCGGACCCGTGGAGTACCACACCCTCGGCGAGCTCTCGACCGAGGAGGTCATCTCCGGGGGGACGGACCTGCTCGACCAGGCCGGCAAGCGCGCCCTCTCGATGGTCGTCGAAGAACCGACGGTCCCGACGTTCATGCGCGCCGCGCGGCAGTTCGCCCGCGAGGCCGAACTGCTCACGCCCGACGTGCGGGACGTCATCCTCGACGTGAACGAGGCCGGCGGCGACGCCTCGATGGCGATGCTGGGCCAGACGGTGTTCTCCGTCGACGGCGGACTCTCCGCGGCCGGGTACGACCCCTCGACCTGCCGGATCGACCCGGCGGGAGCCCGTTTGCTGGAGTGA
- a CDS encoding histidine kinase N-terminal 7TM domain-containing protein produces MWSIDTLSAVYAITLGVGVTATLIAWRERDEPGALPLMGMFVGQCLWVTFSLFDLQSTTFEGKLLWSELLWIGVVIIPVAWLLFSLEYTGRDQYVTPRFVLALSIVPAITVVLALTSRSHELLYTASELVVFRGETFLNRTIGPWIWVIMAYTYLLGVLGSIPLLDFIRSESRQFRGQSAAILLGTLAPWVSNALFLGGVISFPAFDPTPIAFLVSGVAYLGAVTQFQLFSTTPSASQHARRLFIDQLREGVIVVDDHGFVVDMNDSAREIFGVGTEQVLGERARDLFRRCETRDWEAFRAGQGTIQSPYTDTLYDMTRTEITDSHDRTVGTIISFHDIGDHVRNQQRHEVLNRLFRHNIRTQTNLIISHAELLESDGDLGDVAAITDGAYGIEETAEKARKILDLFERSRGHSAPSELSGLLAGCLGRTADRYPDATVECEPVPDGVYVDDILETVFLNILDNAVAHNDDPNPRVRVSVERLDGSVAIEFADDGPGIDEYERSVIERGSEDALQHGSGLGLWLIKWGTEIAGGEVSFRANEPSGTVLTVTVPESEQPEERPTDLERLIEP; encoded by the coding sequence GTGTGGAGCATCGACACACTTTCGGCCGTCTACGCGATCACCCTCGGCGTCGGCGTCACCGCCACGCTCATCGCCTGGCGTGAACGGGACGAACCCGGCGCGCTGCCGCTAATGGGGATGTTCGTCGGCCAGTGTCTGTGGGTGACCTTCTCCCTGTTCGACCTCCAGTCGACGACCTTCGAAGGAAAGTTGCTGTGGAGCGAGTTGCTCTGGATCGGCGTCGTCATCATCCCGGTCGCCTGGCTGCTGTTCTCGCTCGAGTACACCGGTCGCGATCAGTACGTCACGCCGCGGTTCGTCCTCGCGCTCTCGATCGTGCCGGCGATCACGGTGGTACTCGCGCTGACGAGCAGATCGCACGAACTACTGTACACCGCGTCGGAACTCGTCGTCTTCCGGGGCGAGACGTTCCTGAACCGGACGATCGGCCCCTGGATCTGGGTCATCATGGCGTACACGTACCTGCTGGGGGTCCTTGGATCGATCCCGCTGCTCGACTTCATACGGTCCGAGTCGCGGCAGTTCCGCGGCCAGAGCGCGGCGATCCTCCTGGGCACGCTGGCCCCGTGGGTGAGCAACGCGCTCTTTCTCGGCGGCGTGATCTCGTTCCCGGCGTTCGACCCGACGCCGATCGCCTTCCTCGTCTCCGGCGTGGCGTATCTCGGCGCCGTCACGCAGTTCCAGCTGTTCAGCACGACGCCGTCGGCCAGCCAGCACGCCCGTCGCCTCTTCATCGACCAGTTGCGGGAAGGCGTGATCGTCGTCGACGACCACGGGTTCGTGGTCGACATGAACGACAGCGCGCGGGAGATCTTCGGCGTCGGCACGGAGCAGGTCCTTGGGGAGCGCGCCCGCGACCTGTTCCGACGCTGCGAGACGCGCGATTGGGAGGCGTTCCGCGCCGGCCAGGGAACGATCCAGAGCCCGTACACGGACACGCTCTACGACATGACGCGGACGGAGATCACGGACAGTCACGATCGGACCGTCGGCACGATCATCTCCTTCCACGACATCGGCGACCACGTCCGGAACCAGCAGCGCCACGAGGTTCTCAACAGGCTCTTCCGGCACAACATCCGGACGCAGACGAACCTCATCATCAGCCACGCCGAACTGCTCGAGTCCGACGGCGACCTCGGTGACGTCGCCGCGATCACCGACGGCGCGTACGGCATCGAGGAGACGGCCGAGAAGGCCCGGAAGATCCTGGACCTCTTCGAGCGGAGCAGGGGACACTCGGCCCCCTCGGAACTCTCGGGCCTTCTGGCCGGCTGTCTCGGGCGGACGGCGGACCGGTATCCCGACGCGACCGTCGAGTGCGAACCCGTTCCGGACGGCGTGTACGTCGACGACATCCTCGAGACGGTGTTCCTGAACATCCTCGACAACGCCGTCGCGCACAACGACGACCCGAACCCACGGGTCCGCGTGAGCGTCGAACGGCTGGACGGGTCCGTGGCCATCGAGTTCGCCGACGACGGGCCGGGTATCGACGAGTACGAACGGTCGGTCATCGAGCGCGGCAGCGAGGACGCGCTCCAGCACGGGAGCGGCCTGGGGCTCTGGCTGATCAAGTGGGGGACCGAGATCGCGGGCGGGGAGGTGTCGTTCCGGGCCAACGAGCCGTCCGGGACGGTGCTCACCGTCACGGTGCCGGAGTCCGAGCAGCCCGAGGAGCGCCCGACGGATCTGGAGCGACTGATCGAGCCGTAA
- a CDS encoding UbiA family prenyltransferase: MTEKEFRTGEIDRSPPRYDRAIRRAWRALDRKWRAFKYSSLYVAVLAMTEVGVAMLLLELPANPAPLVVGLVTFAVYATDRITDVETDALTDRRKAEFVRRYERFLYPLAAMAYGLAVTLAVLGGPIALALTLLPGAFWIFYASSWFDGVSETFYRLKEQFLLNTTMIAVAWAVTLTFLPLAFAAEGFSLAAFVVFAYFFLRVFVLAEVSNIPDRVGDEVIGVDTIPVRYGVDGTRRALYLVNLLTAGLLVVAALGGRLSSSLVVPLFVATGYSLVAIGLIGRWDNSSALSQVVESEHFVTFVLLWLFVPLI, translated from the coding sequence ATGACAGAAAAAGAGTTCAGGACCGGAGAGATCGACCGATCGCCGCCGCGTTACGACCGAGCGATACGGCGGGCGTGGCGGGCGCTGGATCGGAAGTGGCGGGCGTTCAAGTACAGTTCGCTGTACGTCGCCGTCCTCGCGATGACGGAGGTCGGCGTCGCGATGTTGCTGCTGGAACTGCCGGCGAATCCCGCGCCGCTCGTCGTCGGGTTGGTGACCTTCGCCGTGTACGCGACCGATCGGATCACCGACGTTGAGACGGACGCGCTCACCGACCGTCGAAAGGCCGAATTCGTCCGGCGATACGAACGGTTCCTCTATCCGCTGGCGGCGATGGCCTACGGGCTGGCGGTCACCCTCGCGGTGCTGGGCGGCCCGATCGCGCTCGCGCTGACGCTCCTTCCGGGGGCGTTCTGGATCTTCTACGCCTCGAGCTGGTTCGACGGCGTCAGCGAGACCTTCTACCGGCTGAAAGAGCAATTCCTGCTGAACACGACGATGATCGCGGTGGCGTGGGCCGTCACGCTGACCTTCCTGCCCCTCGCCTTCGCCGCGGAGGGGTTCTCCCTCGCCGCTTTCGTGGTGTTCGCGTACTTCTTCCTCCGGGTCTTCGTCCTCGCGGAGGTCTCGAACATCCCCGACCGGGTCGGCGACGAAGTGATCGGCGTGGACACCATTCCAGTGCGCTACGGCGTCGACGGGACCCGGCGCGCGCTCTACCTGGTGAACCTCCTGACGGCGGGGCTGCTCGTCGTCGCAGCTCTCGGCGGTCGCCTGTCCTCGTCCCTCGTCGTTCCCCTGTTCGTCGCCACGGGGTACTCCCTCGTCGCGATCGGCCTGATCGGTCGCTGGGACAACAGTTCCGCGCTCTCACAGGTCGTCGAATCTGAACACTTCGTGACGTTTGTCCTCCTCTGGCTGTTTGTCCCACTGATCTGA
- a CDS encoding UPF0175 family protein produces the protein MPTISARLSEDELEELEAVAELLDDDRSTTIRKALEEGLAELRTREAVGRYQQGDVAVTEAARISGLSVAEWLEVARERNLTTQLTPADFRRDADNAREL, from the coding sequence ATGCCGACGATCAGCGCGCGGCTGTCGGAAGACGAGCTGGAGGAACTGGAGGCCGTCGCCGAGTTGCTGGACGACGACCGGAGCACGACGATCCGGAAGGCCCTCGAGGAGGGACTGGCGGAGTTGCGGACCCGGGAGGCCGTCGGGCGCTACCAGCAGGGCGACGTGGCGGTCACCGAGGCGGCACGGATCTCGGGCCTGTCGGTCGCCGAGTGGCTCGAGGTGGCTCGCGAGCGCAACCTGACCACGCAGTTGACGCCCGCGGACTTCCGCCGGGACGCCGACAACGCGAGGGAGCTGTGA
- the aspS gene encoding aspartate--tRNA(Asn) ligase, whose product MDDRTYTADAEPGQTVTVAGWVHEIRDLGGIAFIIVRDATGKIQVKFEKDEMDDDLVETGLDVHRESVVAVTGAVEEEDRAPTGVEIVPESVDVVAPADPELPLDPSGKVDAELPTRLDNRTLDLRKPEVKAIFEIRAAALESVRDAFRDLGCTEINTPKIVATGTEGGTELFPITYFGQEAFMNQSPQLFKQLMVGSGLERVFEIGPIFRAEEHNTPRHLNEATSIDFESAFYDHTQAMDACEQIVKAAYEGVAENCQEQLEALDLQDEFEVPEGDFPRISYEDALDRINATGEIDEVLVWGDDLSTEAEHALGQEVGEHYFITDWPSEIKPFYIKDHDDDAEVSTGFDMMHPSMELVSGGQREHRYDRLVEGFEQQGLDPEAFEYYTKMFKYGMPPHAGWGLGGERLIMTMLGLGNIREAVLFPRDRQRLSP is encoded by the coding sequence ATGGACGACCGCACCTACACCGCGGACGCCGAGCCGGGCCAGACCGTCACGGTCGCCGGCTGGGTCCACGAGATCCGGGACCTCGGCGGCATCGCCTTCATCATCGTACGGGACGCGACCGGGAAGATCCAGGTCAAGTTCGAGAAAGACGAGATGGACGACGACCTCGTCGAGACGGGCCTGGACGTCCACCGCGAGAGCGTGGTCGCCGTCACCGGCGCGGTCGAGGAGGAAGACCGCGCGCCCACGGGCGTCGAGATCGTCCCCGAATCGGTCGACGTGGTCGCCCCGGCGGACCCCGAACTGCCGCTGGACCCCTCCGGCAAGGTCGACGCCGAACTCCCGACCCGGCTGGACAACCGGACGCTCGACCTCCGCAAACCCGAAGTGAAGGCCATCTTCGAGATCCGCGCCGCCGCCCTCGAGTCGGTCCGCGACGCCTTCCGCGACCTCGGCTGTACCGAGATCAACACCCCGAAGATCGTCGCCACGGGGACCGAGGGCGGGACCGAGCTGTTCCCGATCACCTACTTCGGCCAGGAGGCCTTCATGAACCAGAGCCCGCAGCTGTTCAAGCAGCTGATGGTCGGCTCCGGCCTCGAACGCGTCTTCGAGATCGGTCCGATCTTCCGCGCCGAGGAGCACAACACGCCCCGCCACCTCAACGAGGCGACCTCCATCGACTTCGAGTCGGCCTTCTACGACCACACCCAGGCCATGGACGCCTGCGAGCAGATCGTCAAGGCCGCCTACGAGGGCGTCGCAGAGAACTGCCAGGAGCAACTGGAAGCGCTGGATCTCCAAGACGAATTCGAGGTCCCCGAGGGCGACTTCCCGCGCATCAGCTACGAGGACGCTCTCGACCGGATCAACGCGACGGGCGAGATCGACGAGGTGCTCGTCTGGGGCGACGACCTCTCGACGGAGGCCGAACACGCGCTCGGCCAGGAGGTCGGCGAACACTACTTCATCACCGACTGGCCCAGCGAGATCAAGCCCTTCTACATCAAGGACCACGACGACGACGCGGAGGTCTCGACGGGCTTCGACATGATGCACCCGTCGATGGAACTGGTCTCCGGGGGCCAGCGTGAACACCGCTACGACCGCCTCGTCGAAGGCTTCGAACAGCAGGGCCTCGACCCCGAGGCCTTCGAGTACTACACCAAGATGTTCAAGTACGGCATGCCGCCCCACGCCGGGTGGGGCCTCGGCGGCGAGCGTCTCATCATGACGATGCTCGGGCTGGGGAACATCCGGGAGGCGGTTCTGTTCCCGCGAGACCGTCAGCGACTCAGTCCGTAG
- a CDS encoding Lrp/AsnC family transcriptional regulator produces MSDRDDIVELDALDRHIVYRLQENARKTSASTIAEETNVAASTVRNRISQLEEKGVIEGYYLDVNYERAGFQLHTLIVCNAEIPERESLSRRALEIEGVVAVREVMTGSENVHVEVVGRDGDDLSRIGQELDALGLEVVDEDIIRNEYVHPYEGFSPDE; encoded by the coding sequence ATGAGCGACCGCGACGACATCGTCGAACTCGACGCGCTCGACCGCCACATCGTCTATCGCCTCCAGGAGAACGCCCGCAAGACCTCCGCGAGCACGATCGCCGAGGAGACGAACGTCGCCGCCAGCACCGTCCGCAACCGCATCAGCCAGCTCGAGGAGAAGGGCGTCATCGAGGGCTACTACCTCGACGTGAACTACGAACGGGCCGGCTTCCAGCTACACACGCTCATCGTCTGCAACGCCGAGATCCCCGAACGGGAGTCGCTCTCGCGGCGAGCCCTGGAGATCGAGGGCGTCGTCGCCGTCCGCGAGGTGATGACCGGCAGCGAGAACGTCCACGTCGAAGTGGTCGGGCGCGACGGCGACGACCTCAGCCGGATCGGCCAGGAACTGGACGCCCTCGGCCTGGAGGTCGTCGACGAGGACATCATCCGCAACGAGTACGTCCACCCCTACGAGGGGTTCTCGCCCGACGAGTGA
- a CDS encoding universal stress protein produces the protein MPKELERDLGLPAVIAISVGAMIGSGIFILPGIALKTAGPAVILAYLVAGILVLPAALSKAEMATAMPEAGGTYIYIERGMGPLLGTIAGVGTWFSLAFKGALALVGGVPYLLYLFDLPVKPVALVLAALLVAVNLVGAKQTGRLQIGIVVVMLAAMVWFVAGGLPPVADSTYYGGFFAEGATGLLAATGLVFVSYAGVTKVASVAEEIENPDRNIPLGILASLGFTTVLYVLIVVVMVGVTDPSQLSDSPVPMIDAAEATLDLPGVVAVILAAVLALISTANAGILSSSRYPFAMARDKLAPPSLTEIHEKWGTPSKAITLTGAVMLVLIAFVPVEEIAKLASAFQIVVFALVNGAVVAFREGDVGEYDPSFESPLYPWTQIAGILGGLALIGFMGTIPLVGAVVITVGSMLWYYYYARENVAREGAATDVVRRAIGQGAVERTKSTFEKIDGYEVLVAIDEDTSEARERSLVRIAADIARENDGSVTVVQFDEVPDQAPLEQVSGTQSAADEAFERYTADLSEEFEVPIHYGEIVSHDAKRAIVNFAADENADILLLEREDDPLYASVFGTNVEWITRKADCDVLLIEERDLGDIHSITVVTDRGPFDPQKITVANALATETGSRIDLLYPVDGDATGAQRETLDEYLAELEALCSVPVYRSVVESDEPAREFVDATDPADVLIIGTDGGRIRSNLFGRPADRIVDSVDCTAIQIQPADSERPGLLRRVVERIVF, from the coding sequence ATGCCAAAAGAACTCGAACGCGACCTCGGACTCCCCGCTGTCATCGCGATCAGCGTGGGCGCCATGATCGGCAGCGGGATCTTCATCCTCCCCGGCATCGCGCTGAAGACGGCCGGTCCGGCGGTCATCCTCGCCTACCTGGTGGCGGGCATCCTCGTCTTGCCCGCGGCGCTGAGCAAAGCCGAGATGGCCACCGCCATGCCCGAAGCCGGCGGGACCTACATCTACATCGAACGCGGGATGGGGCCGCTTTTGGGCACCATCGCCGGCGTCGGCACCTGGTTCTCGCTCGCGTTCAAGGGCGCGCTCGCCCTGGTCGGCGGCGTCCCCTACCTCCTCTACCTGTTCGACCTGCCCGTCAAACCGGTCGCGCTGGTCCTCGCTGCCCTGCTCGTCGCGGTCAACCTCGTGGGCGCCAAACAGACCGGTCGCCTCCAGATCGGCATCGTCGTGGTGATGCTCGCGGCGATGGTCTGGTTCGTGGCGGGGGGCCTCCCGCCGGTCGCCGACAGTACCTACTACGGCGGCTTCTTCGCCGAGGGCGCGACCGGCCTCCTCGCGGCCACCGGCCTCGTCTTCGTCTCCTACGCGGGCGTGACGAAGGTCGCGAGCGTCGCCGAGGAGATCGAGAACCCCGATCGGAACATCCCGCTGGGTATCCTGGCCTCGCTCGGGTTCACGACGGTCCTCTACGTCCTGATCGTGGTCGTGATGGTCGGCGTCACCGATCCGTCGCAGCTGAGCGACTCCCCGGTCCCGATGATCGACGCGGCGGAAGCGACGCTCGACTTGCCGGGCGTCGTCGCCGTAATCCTCGCTGCCGTGCTCGCGCTGATCAGCACTGCCAACGCGGGCATCCTCTCCTCGTCGCGCTACCCCTTCGCGATGGCCCGCGACAAGCTCGCGCCCCCTTCACTTACCGAGATCCACGAGAAGTGGGGGACGCCCTCGAAGGCGATCACGCTGACGGGCGCCGTGATGCTCGTGCTCATCGCGTTCGTCCCGGTCGAGGAGATCGCCAAGCTCGCGAGCGCCTTCCAGATCGTCGTCTTCGCCCTGGTCAACGGCGCCGTCGTGGCCTTCCGCGAGGGCGACGTCGGCGAGTACGACCCCAGTTTCGAGTCGCCGCTGTACCCCTGGACCCAGATCGCGGGCATCCTCGGCGGCCTCGCCCTCATCGGGTTCATGGGGACGATCCCGCTGGTCGGCGCGGTCGTCATCACCGTCGGGTCGATGCTGTGGTACTACTACTACGCTCGCGAGAACGTGGCCCGGGAGGGCGCGGCCACGGACGTCGTCCGCCGCGCGATCGGCCAGGGGGCCGTCGAGCGGACGAAGTCGACCTTCGAGAAGATCGACGGCTACGAGGTCCTCGTCGCGATCGACGAGGACACGAGCGAGGCGCGCGAGCGCTCGCTCGTCCGGATCGCCGCCGACATCGCCCGGGAGAACGACGGCAGCGTCACCGTCGTCCAGTTCGACGAGGTGCCCGACCAGGCCCCGCTCGAACAGGTGTCGGGGACCCAGTCGGCCGCCGACGAGGCCTTCGAGCGCTACACCGCGGACCTCAGCGAGGAGTTCGAGGTCCCGATCCACTACGGCGAGATCGTCAGCCACGACGCCAAGCGGGCCATCGTCAACTTCGCCGCCGACGAGAACGCGGACATCCTCCTGCTCGAGCGCGAGGACGACCCCCTCTACGCGTCGGTGTTCGGGACGAACGTGGAGTGGATCACCCGGAAGGCAGACTGCGACGTGTTGCTGATCGAGGAGCGCGACCTCGGCGACATCCACTCGATCACGGTCGTCACCGACCGCGGTCCGTTCGACCCACAGAAGATCACCGTCGCGAACGCGCTGGCGACCGAGACGGGGTCCCGGATCGACCTGCTCTATCCCGTCGACGGCGACGCGACGGGCGCACAGCGGGAGACGCTGGACGAGTACCTCGCGGAGCTCGAGGCCCTCTGTTCGGTGCCGGTCTACCGGTCGGTCGTCGAGAGCGACGAGCCTGCGCGGGAGTTCGTCGACGCGACCGACCCGGCCGACGTCTTGATCATCGGCACCGACGGCGGCCGCATCCGGAGCAACCTGTTCGGCCGCCCGGCCGACCGCATCGTCGACAGCGTGGACTGCACGGCCATCCAGATCCAGCCGGCGGACTCCGAGCGGCCGGGCCTCCTGCGACGCGTCGTCGAGCGCATCGTCTTCTGA
- a CDS encoding phosphoglycerol geranylgeranyltransferase, which produces MSGPWTEWDHVLKIDPDKSLVDGETFEDVAATGTDAIEVGGTTGMTEEKMARVVDACGKYDVPVYIEPSNPASVVHSDRHDGYLIPVVMNAGDVTWITGAHKEWIRLDDDVDWSRTFTEAYIVLNPEASVATYTQANCDLEADEVAAYAEAAEHLLGQEIVYVEYSGTLGDTEKVQAAHDALDDATLFYGGGIHDYDSARQMASHSDVIVVGDLVHDEGADAVRETVEGAKDAKTPVQD; this is translated from the coding sequence ATGAGCGGGCCATGGACGGAGTGGGACCACGTGCTGAAGATCGACCCGGACAAGTCCCTGGTCGACGGCGAGACGTTCGAGGACGTCGCCGCGACCGGGACCGACGCCATCGAGGTGGGCGGTACTACGGGCATGACCGAGGAGAAGATGGCGCGGGTCGTCGACGCCTGCGGGAAGTACGACGTGCCGGTCTACATCGAACCGTCCAATCCCGCCTCCGTCGTCCACAGCGACCGCCACGACGGCTACCTCATCCCCGTCGTGATGAACGCCGGCGACGTGACCTGGATCACCGGCGCGCACAAGGAGTGGATCCGCCTCGACGACGATGTCGACTGGTCCCGCACCTTCACCGAGGCGTACATCGTGCTGAACCCAGAGGCCTCCGTCGCGACGTACACGCAGGCCAACTGCGACCTCGAGGCCGACGAGGTGGCCGCCTACGCCGAGGCGGCCGAACACCTGCTCGGCCAGGAGATCGTCTACGTCGAGTACTCCGGGACGCTCGGCGACACTGAGAAGGTCCAGGCCGCTCACGACGCGCTCGACGACGCGACCCTCTTCTACGGCGGCGGCATCCACGACTACGACTCCGCGCGGCAGATGGCCAGCCACTCGGACGTGATCGTCGTCGGCGACCTGGTCCACGACGAGGGGGCCGACGCAGTGCGCGAGACCGTCGAGGGCGCGAAGGACGCGAAAACGCCGGTGCAGGACTGA